One Brassica napus cultivar Da-Ae chromosome A5, Da-Ae, whole genome shotgun sequence DNA window includes the following coding sequences:
- the LOC125608713 gene encoding probable disease resistance protein RPP1, whose translation MAYSNFRLRQYYSIADHSAFALTTSSFHLNCTYDVFPSFHGADVRRGFLSHLLKEFKREAIDTFVDNNIERGKSIGPRFIKSIRGSKIAIVLLSKNYASSTWCLNELAEIMSCRKDLGLIVMVIFYEVDPSDVKKLTGHFGRVFRKTCAGKIKDDIVRWRQALAKVATIAGYHSTNWDNEAAMIEQIANDISHKLNKFAGPSSETP comes from the exons ATGGCCTATAGTAATTTCAGGTTACGTCAATATTATTCAATAGCAGATCATTCTGCTTTCGCTTTAACCACTTCATCATTCCATCTCAACTGCACGTACGATGTCTTCCCAAGCTTCCACGGTGCAGATGTTCGAAGAGGCTTCCTCAGCCATCTTCTAAAAGAGTTCAAGAGAGAAGCAATCGACACATTTGTTGATAATAACATCGAGAGAGGGAAATCAATTGGTCCTAGATTCATAAAATCTATCAGAGGATCGAAAATCGCTATTGTCCTGCTCTCTAAAAACTATGCTTCCTCGACATGGTGTCTGAACGAATTGGCGGAGATCATGAGTTGTAGGAAAGATTTGGGTCTTATAGTGATGGTTATATTCTATGAAGTTGATCCGTCTGACGTTAAAAAGCTGACGGGGCATTTCGGAAGGGTCTTTAGGAAAACTTGTGCAGGAAAAATTAAGGATGACATAGTGAGATGGAGACAAGCTTTGGCTAAAGTGGCAACAATAGCTGGTTATCATTCAACAAACTg GGATAATGAAGCGGCCATGATCGAACAAATAGCCAATGATATATCACATAAGCTGAATAAATTCGCTGGTCCATCAAGTGAAACTCCATGA